CATTACCTGCTGAGATGACTTTGATTCTTTATGCGAGTTAATCCTTTGTACGACCAATTCCTCTGGTGTAGTTTCTACTTCGTTCTCTCCATGTTCGTCAAACCAGTTAGGTTTTGGAACAATGTAATTGGGTTCAGACACAGAAGGCTCTTCCGTTGTTTCATGACCATCTAGATTCTCGCTCTCTAGGTCTTCAAATAACTGACGCTGGTTTGGTACTTCAAGACTGGTCAATTTCCTAACGAAGCTTTGCAGGTGCCTTGGCTTGGGCAACTCCAGTCCTGAAGAATCGCCACCCTCTTTGTTCAGTGGATCTGTTTCTATTTCAGTCAAGGTCGAAACATCAATCTCCGAGGCATCCGTCTTTTGCGTTAAATCCTCTTCCGATGGGTTGCTTCGTAAATAAAGACCGCTGCTTTTCCTGCTAGGCGTCATGCCTTCCTCATCCACTGGACTCAACTGAAATGGGAAGACTCCAATGAGTCAGCTATTTGCTTGTTGTGAAGTACATTAAAACATAATTAATAAAGCCTCTCGCCATCGTCCAAAAGATCTAAGGCGTTATCCTGCCTATACAAGGATTGGCATGCGGGAACAAGGCACATCTCCTTGCACGATCTATCAATATGAGTGCCAACTCGTGTTTCTAAGTGTCAGCCAGCGGATCCCCATTAATCAAACACAAAGATATGAGCCATAGCCAATAATCTATCTCTATCAATCTTACCATTACATCAGTGAGGTCCACATCGTTCTCTTGGAGAAAGGAGATGAAAtcctcaaaattttctttggtgGGCTGATAATGGCCACTGTGAGGCCAGACTGCCTGCAAACAAACAGAGAACGAGTGTTGTTAGAAGAAGCTGATATGAATAATCGCCAATCCAAGAATAAGCCTGAAAAATTACCTTTACTATGCCATGTTCGACAACTAATGTCCCTGCGGATGCTGCAGCTCCTCCAGCCAAGAAGCTGGAATGCTGGAACgaacctttctttttcttaccgACATACATTACCCTCGACGTGCTCAGGACGAAAATCCACTTCTCGTCCCTGGGTTCACCTGTGGTGTGGATGGGCTTGCCACTCTGCCTGTGGAAGAGCTTCCCATCTTCAATGACAATTTCATAGGCCTTCCTTTCCATCTGTTTGGAACAAGAAAGCTCTAGGTGAGACATTAAAATATACAACAATAGCAAAGGACGATCACGAGTGGAGTTGGAAGCCAACCGGGCCAAGGTACTTGATACATTGCTGTTGAAGCTTTGCTCTGGGGCATTTCTCGAGATTTACTTCTTTGCCTTCTCCTATATCCAACCTGCAAAGCAAGTCGAAGTTGTCCCCCTTCTGTCAGAGATTAGATGTTATGATATCAACGACATGAAAGTATCGTGTGGTCAGATCTGGTCCCTTACCAGTAAAAGAAGGGTTCTCTGCTCTGACTGTGAAGCCATTTGATATAATAAAACTGGAGATTATGCCCATAACGATGACGCGGATCAATCTGTAGAAGAGTTTGGGAGAATAAGCGAAGCTGATGAAGACAGATAGTTACTAGTTACAATTTCTTGTCGTGGTGAACTTACCGCTTCAAGCCAGTGTCGTAATGCAAGTTTCTGAGCATTATCATTCTTCGACAAACCTTTTCCAACCTGCAATATGAAATAGC
The nucleotide sequence above comes from Eucalyptus grandis isolate ANBG69807.140 chromosome 2, ASM1654582v1, whole genome shotgun sequence. Encoded proteins:
- the LOC104435672 gene encoding IQ domain-containing protein IQM2; translated protein: MGLSFSCPLADFANLENGVQSFIIKSIRFGDDGVKTPARSISSNIQGSEPTITKPLGSGVMALECAVCLDERNSKMVNSIKSPSLISNEQKQVPATSVSPKPHDGNNQIPRSVGMAQERSVLDPRSPKHEAAVKLQKFYKSFRTRRKLADCAVLVKQSWWKLLDFAELKHSSISFFDDRKQETAISRWSRARTRAAKVGKGLSKNDNAQKLALRHWLEAIDPRHRYGHNLQFYYIKWLHSQSREPFFYWLDIGEGKEVNLEKCPRAKLQQQCIKYLGPMERKAYEIVIEDGKLFHRQSGKPIHTTGEPRDEKWIFVLSTSRVMYVGKKKKGSFQHSSFLAGGAAASAGTLVVEHGIVKAVWPHSGHYQPTKENFEDFISFLQENDVDLTDVMLSPVDEEGMTPSRKSSGLYLRSNPSEEDLTQKTDASEIDVSTLTEIETDPLNKEGGDSSGLELPKPRHLQSFVRKLTSLEVPNQRQLFEDLESENLDGHETTEEPSVSEPNYIVPKPNWFDEHGENEVETTPEELVVQRINSHKESKSSQQVMQFPYKWTTGAGPRIGCVRDYPLEVQARALEHVNLSPRSAGFSRSYSSPQTASAVTPRKLRSPSSVPRLDSGSSEHNSTSLSNIGVQDSAVMSSPLKGKASASWTSA